The following proteins are encoded in a genomic region of Opitutus sp.:
- a CDS encoding CTP synthase, which produces MKYIFVTGGVVSSLGKGLTAAALGALLELRGLTVRIQKFDPYLNVDPGTMSPFQHGEVYVLEDGAETDLDLGHYERFTSGKLSKLNSLSSGQVYESVISKERRGVYLGKTVQVIPHVTNEIKERIYAGGKDVDILITEIGGTTGDIEGLPFLEAMRQFALEIGPDDCIFIHVTLVPYLKAAGELKTKPTQQSVAKLREIGIQPDILVCRCDHPLEAGLRDKISMFCNVPVKAVIECGDVDSIYELPLALQKERMDDLVVDLFGLKNPAPEKNIWTEIVRRIKTPAHEVKIGVVGKYIELQDAYKSVYESITHAGIANNTRVNIVRIDAEDLEKKNGLNILKGLDGILVPGGFGDRGTEGKIAAAKYARENKIPYYGLCLGLQIAVIEYCRNVLKLKGANSTEFDANAPHPVINIMEEQKNVIDKGATMRLGSYECALTPGSHAAKAYKATHVRERHRHRFEVNNAYVGQLQRGGMIISGINPRRNLVEIVELKDHPWFVAVQFHPEFQSKPNKAHPLFAAFIGAALKMKPAAKAKPAKAAPKAKKKKK; this is translated from the coding sequence ATGAAATACATCTTCGTGACGGGCGGAGTGGTCTCGTCGTTGGGCAAAGGCCTCACGGCTGCCGCACTCGGTGCGCTTTTGGAGCTGCGCGGTCTAACCGTGCGTATCCAGAAGTTCGACCCTTACCTTAACGTCGATCCGGGCACCATGAGCCCGTTTCAGCACGGTGAAGTCTATGTGCTGGAGGACGGTGCCGAGACCGATCTCGACCTCGGCCACTATGAGCGCTTCACCAGCGGTAAACTCTCCAAACTCAACTCCCTGAGCTCAGGTCAGGTCTATGAGAGCGTCATTTCCAAGGAGCGTCGCGGCGTTTACTTGGGCAAGACCGTGCAGGTCATCCCGCACGTCACCAACGAGATTAAAGAGCGCATCTACGCCGGCGGCAAGGATGTCGACATCCTCATCACTGAGATCGGTGGGACCACGGGCGACATCGAGGGGCTCCCGTTTCTCGAAGCGATGCGCCAGTTCGCCCTCGAAATCGGGCCGGACGACTGCATTTTTATCCACGTTACCCTCGTGCCTTACCTCAAGGCGGCAGGGGAACTTAAGACTAAGCCCACCCAGCAGTCCGTCGCCAAGCTGCGCGAAATCGGCATCCAACCCGACATCCTCGTCTGCCGTTGCGACCACCCGCTTGAGGCCGGCCTGCGCGACAAAATTTCCATGTTCTGCAACGTACCAGTCAAGGCCGTGATCGAGTGCGGCGATGTGGACTCGATCTACGAACTGCCCCTCGCGCTGCAAAAAGAGCGCATGGACGATCTGGTGGTTGACCTATTCGGGCTCAAAAATCCCGCCCCCGAGAAGAACATCTGGACCGAGATCGTGCGCCGCATCAAAACCCCCGCCCACGAGGTTAAGATCGGCGTAGTCGGCAAATACATCGAGCTCCAGGACGCCTACAAATCTGTTTACGAGTCCATCACCCACGCCGGCATCGCCAACAACACCCGCGTTAACATCGTGCGCATTGACGCCGAGGACCTGGAAAAGAAAAACGGGCTTAACATTCTCAAGGGGCTCGACGGCATTCTCGTCCCGGGCGGCTTCGGCGACCGTGGCACCGAGGGCAAAATCGCGGCGGCTAAATACGCCCGCGAAAACAAGATTCCCTACTACGGTCTCTGCCTCGGCCTGCAAATCGCGGTCATCGAATACTGCCGCAATGTCCTCAAGTTGAAGGGGGCCAACTCCACCGAGTTCGACGCCAACGCGCCCCATCCGGTGATCAACATCATGGAGGAACAAAAAAACGTCATCGATAAGGGTGCGACGATGCGACTGGGCAGCTACGAGTGTGCGCTCACCCCCGGTTCCCACGCCGCCAAGGCCTACAAAGCCACCCACGTGCGCGAGCGTCACCGTCACCGCTTTGAGGTTAACAACGCCTACGTCGGCCAACTCCAGCGCGGCGGCATGATCATCAGCGGCATAAACCCGCGCCGCAATCTGGTCGAGATCGTCGAACTCAAGGATCACCCGTGGTTCGTCGCGGTGCAGTTCCACCCTGAGTTCCAGTCCAAGCCCAACAAGGCTCACCCGCTCTTCGCCGCCTTCATCGGCGCCGCACTCAAAATGAAACCCGCTGCCAAGGCCAAGCCGGCCAAAGCCGCCCCCAAGGCAAAGAAAAAGAAGAAGTAG
- a CDS encoding 16S rRNA (uracil(1498)-N(3))-methyltransferase — MSDFRVFAPASVHGTIILPAGESHHLVTVNRARTGDTVIAFDGYGTEWTCELTDARKSGVSLRVTATHTRTPLPCAITLAQSLPKGGVMEDIIRHATELGAARIVPLTTERTQVHLDGERSDKKVEKWRIGALEAAKQCGNPFLPEITGVQSLGEFLSSSTVRTAQFKLIASLHPGAQSLKAALAGFKDKHLQTPESAVWLVGPEGDFSATEVKDALAAGFIPVTLGPLVLRCDTAATAALAVLAYESMAAKSLGNTH, encoded by the coding sequence ATGTCCGACTTCCGTGTTTTCGCTCCTGCGTCCGTCCACGGCACCATCATTCTGCCTGCGGGCGAATCGCATCACTTGGTCACCGTTAACCGTGCCCGCACGGGCGATACCGTCATCGCCTTCGACGGTTACGGCACCGAGTGGACGTGCGAACTCACCGACGCCCGCAAGTCCGGCGTCAGCCTGCGCGTCACGGCTACGCACACCCGCACTCCCCTGCCCTGTGCTATCACACTCGCCCAGTCGCTGCCCAAGGGCGGGGTCATGGAGGACATTATTCGCCACGCCACCGAACTGGGGGCAGCCCGCATCGTGCCGCTGACCACAGAACGCACGCAGGTCCACCTCGACGGCGAGCGCTCCGACAAGAAGGTTGAAAAATGGCGCATCGGTGCCCTTGAGGCCGCCAAGCAGTGCGGGAATCCGTTTTTGCCGGAGATCACCGGAGTACAATCGCTGGGTGAATTCCTCTCCAGTAGCACCGTGCGGACGGCTCAATTCAAGTTGATCGCCAGCCTGCATCCGGGCGCGCAGTCGCTGAAGGCCGCACTGGCTGGGTTTAAAGATAAGCACTTACAAACGCCTGAATCGGCCGTGTGGTTGGTCGGCCCTGAGGGGGATTTTTCTGCGACGGAAGTAAAGGACGCGCTGGCGGCAGGGTTTATCCCAGTAACACTCGGCCCGCTGGTGCTGCGCTGTGATACGGCGGCGACTGCGGCGCTTGCCGTACTGGCTTACGAGTCAATGGCGGCGAAGAGCCTTGGTAATACTCATTAG
- the dnaE gene encoding DNA polymerase III subunit alpha, whose protein sequence is MSFAASDFVHLHVHTDYSLLDGACRIDRLMERASELGMNAMALTDHGNMFGAIEFYNAAKYKGIKPLIGCEIYIVETSRLEKAGKSEDGKNYYHMGLLAKNLTGYQNLLKLVSDAHLKGFYYKPRADLETLAKYADGLIGFTGCLAAIVPQHLLHDRYDAARAACGRFVEIFGRENFFVEIQDHGIPEQLKIIPDLLKLSEEFGLKVICTNDVHYVRHEHAAPHDAMLCIQTGAKIEEESRMKFSGDQFYLKTADEMFKLFGERPDSLTNTRLVADMCDLAIPFPKGSERYPRYPLPPEIKSVYTAASYVHQLCIEGLKKRYHFDYDTVAVHPNVAPRLAKLVDLPPGQKPQPPDYSGLSPEELLVLRTGYELSIINVTGFVDYFLVVWDFIAWAKVQNIPVGPGRGSGAGCLVAYLLEITNVDPIRFGLLFERFLNPERVSPPDFDIDFCMRRREEVINYVRDKYGRDCVANIITYGTLGAKMVIRDVSRVNNLPYAEAARLTTMIPDEIGISLEDALTKSIDLRNEVERNPVAKKIMTSARVLEGMVRNTGKHAAGIIITDQPLDDFVPLTLQEGDVTVQFDMNAVGKLGLLKMDFLGLKTLTVISDAVNNVRRTVNPTFDIETISLEDPKTYELLNVGKTVGVFQLESGGMQNASRQVGISNIDDINAISALYRPGPMAFIPDYARGKKDPSTIVYPHALLEPVLKETYGIIVYQEQVMECARVIGGYTLGGADMLRRAMGKKDVEGMAKERVKFVEGAGRLHKISEVKANEIFDLLNKFAQYGFNKSHSAAYAIVAYQTAFLKANYPVQFMAAVLTAELGNSEKVSHFVAEAEAMGLVVLGPDVNESRDAFTPVGDKIRFGMAGIKGVGEGAALKVIEERERNGPFVDFNDFVTRVDAKALNKRVLEHLVKTGAFDFSGASRKKLFDNIDNALATAAANARDRASGQSGFFDMLAEEPAPKKTRVAAPTSKLTSMSAEEDDFTATERLQFEKELLGFYVTGHPMNAYIGLADALDTCAPGDLLNLGDRVEFRLCGLSSNLVKRLAKKDNRPWYMFTLSTRSASMPLNMFADATAKFAMNLAENAQVVILGNIIVGQEGPRINVKECRPLEAYVMSNVRRVIWLLHPHHPQLNEFLHTLRTTLDKAAGETKTSLGFVFEDRITAFSEVSGALGWKLTPAKFQELRQHPAVAGVQLETKHLEIADDRKWGGKKKFSND, encoded by the coding sequence GTGTCGTTCGCCGCCTCAGACTTCGTCCACCTCCACGTTCATACCGACTACAGCCTGCTCGACGGGGCCTGCCGGATCGATCGGTTGATGGAACGCGCCAGCGAGCTGGGCATGAACGCCATGGCTCTCACCGACCATGGCAACATGTTTGGCGCAATCGAGTTCTACAACGCCGCCAAGTACAAGGGCATCAAACCGCTGATCGGTTGCGAGATCTACATCGTCGAAACCTCGCGCCTCGAAAAAGCCGGCAAATCGGAGGATGGTAAAAATTATTACCACATGGGGTTGCTGGCCAAAAACCTCACCGGCTACCAGAACCTGCTCAAACTCGTCTCCGACGCCCACCTCAAGGGCTTTTATTACAAGCCGCGCGCTGACCTGGAAACCCTCGCCAAATACGCCGACGGCCTGATCGGCTTCACCGGCTGCCTGGCCGCCATCGTCCCTCAGCACCTACTCCACGACCGCTACGATGCGGCGCGTGCCGCCTGCGGGCGTTTCGTCGAAATCTTCGGCCGTGAAAATTTCTTCGTCGAGATCCAGGACCATGGCATTCCCGAACAGCTCAAAATCATCCCTGATCTGCTCAAACTGAGCGAGGAGTTCGGCCTGAAGGTGATTTGCACCAACGACGTTCACTACGTGCGCCACGAACACGCCGCGCCCCACGACGCCATGTTGTGCATCCAAACCGGCGCCAAAATCGAGGAGGAGAGCCGCATGAAGTTCTCCGGCGATCAGTTCTACCTGAAGACCGCCGATGAGATGTTTAAGCTTTTCGGCGAGCGCCCGGATTCGCTGACCAACACCCGCCTCGTCGCCGACATGTGCGACCTCGCGATTCCGTTCCCCAAAGGCTCCGAACGTTACCCGCGTTACCCGCTGCCGCCCGAGATTAAGTCCGTCTACACGGCCGCCAGTTACGTTCACCAGCTCTGCATCGAGGGTCTAAAAAAACGCTACCACTTCGACTACGACACCGTCGCAGTCCACCCCAACGTTGCCCCGCGTCTGGCCAAACTCGTCGACCTGCCCCCCGGCCAAAAACCTCAGCCGCCCGACTACTCCGGCCTCTCACCCGAAGAGCTCTTGGTCCTGCGTACCGGCTACGAGTTGTCCATCATCAACGTCACCGGCTTCGTCGACTACTTCCTCGTCGTCTGGGATTTCATCGCCTGGGCCAAGGTCCAGAACATCCCCGTCGGCCCTGGCCGTGGTTCGGGCGCCGGTTGCCTCGTCGCATACCTTTTGGAAATCACCAACGTCGACCCGATCCGCTTCGGTCTGCTCTTCGAGCGCTTCCTCAATCCCGAGCGCGTGTCGCCGCCGGACTTCGACATCGATTTCTGCATGCGGCGCCGCGAAGAGGTTATCAACTACGTGCGCGACAAATACGGCCGCGACTGCGTGGCCAACATCATCACCTACGGCACGCTCGGCGCCAAGATGGTCATCCGCGACGTCTCGCGCGTAAACAACCTGCCCTACGCCGAAGCCGCCCGCCTCACCACGATGATCCCCGACGAAATCGGCATCTCGCTGGAGGACGCCCTCACCAAGTCGATCGATCTGCGCAACGAGGTCGAGCGCAACCCGGTAGCCAAAAAGATTATGACCTCGGCCCGCGTGCTCGAAGGCATGGTGCGCAACACCGGCAAACACGCCGCCGGCATCATCATCACCGACCAGCCGCTCGACGACTTCGTGCCTCTCACCTTGCAAGAAGGCGACGTCACGGTGCAGTTCGACATGAACGCCGTCGGCAAGCTCGGGCTGCTCAAAATGGACTTCCTCGGCCTAAAGACGCTCACCGTCATCTCCGACGCGGTGAACAACGTCCGCCGCACCGTTAACCCGACCTTCGACATCGAGACCATTTCGCTCGAAGACCCCAAAACCTACGAGCTGCTCAACGTCGGCAAAACCGTCGGCGTGTTCCAGCTGGAGTCCGGCGGCATGCAAAACGCGTCGCGCCAGGTGGGTATTTCCAACATTGACGACATCAACGCGATCTCGGCGCTTTACCGCCCCGGCCCGATGGCGTTCATCCCCGACTACGCCCGCGGCAAAAAAGACCCCTCCACCATTGTTTATCCGCACGCGCTGTTGGAGCCAGTGCTGAAGGAAACCTACGGCATTATCGTCTACCAGGAGCAAGTGATGGAGTGCGCCCGGGTGATCGGCGGCTACACCCTCGGCGGCGCCGACATGCTCCGTCGCGCCATGGGTAAAAAGGACGTCGAGGGCATGGCCAAGGAGCGCGTCAAGTTCGTCGAAGGCGCCGGCCGCCTGCACAAGATCTCCGAGGTCAAAGCCAACGAAATCTTCGACCTGCTCAACAAGTTCGCCCAATACGGTTTCAACAAATCGCACTCGGCCGCCTACGCCATCGTCGCCTACCAGACCGCCTTTTTGAAGGCCAACTACCCGGTGCAGTTCATGGCCGCCGTGCTCACCGCCGAGCTGGGCAACTCCGAAAAGGTGTCGCACTTCGTCGCCGAAGCCGAGGCCATGGGACTGGTCGTGCTCGGCCCGGACGTGAACGAATCGCGCGATGCGTTTACCCCCGTCGGCGATAAAATCCGCTTCGGCATGGCCGGCATCAAAGGCGTGGGCGAAGGCGCCGCGCTCAAGGTCATCGAGGAGCGCGAACGCAACGGTCCGTTCGTCGATTTCAACGACTTCGTCACCCGCGTGGACGCCAAGGCGCTCAACAAGCGCGTGCTCGAACACCTAGTGAAAACCGGTGCCTTCGATTTTTCCGGAGCGTCGCGCAAAAAGCTCTTCGACAACATCGACAACGCGCTGGCCACCGCCGCCGCCAACGCCCGCGACCGCGCCTCCGGCCAGAGCGGCTTTTTCGACATGCTCGCCGAGGAGCCCGCGCCGAAGAAAACCCGCGTCGCCGCGCCCACCTCCAAGCTCACGTCGATGAGCGCGGAGGAGGACGATTTCACCGCCACCGAGCGCCTCCAGTTTGAGAAAGAGCTGCTCGGCTTCTACGTCACCGGCCACCCGATGAACGCCTACATCGGCTTGGCCGATGCGCTCGACACCTGCGCGCCGGGCGACCTGCTCAACCTAGGCGACCGCGTCGAGTTCCGCCTCTGCGGCCTCTCAAGCAACTTGGTCAAACGACTGGCAAAAAAAGACAACCGGCCTTGGTACATGTTCACCCTGTCGACGCGCAGCGCCTCGATGCCGCTCAACATGTTTGCCGACGCCACGGCGAAGTTTGCCATGAACCTCGCCGAGAACGCGCAGGTGGTGATTTTGGGCAACATCATCGTCGGCCAGGAAGGCCCACGTATCAACGTGAAGGAGTGCCGGCCTCTGGAAGCCTACGTGATGTCCAACGTGAGGCGCGTAATCTGGCTGCTGCACCCGCACCACCCGCAGTTAAACGAGTTCCTGCATACGTTGCGAACGACGCTCGACAAGGCGGCTGGCGAAACCAAAACGAGCCTCGGTTTTGTATTTGAGGACCGCATAACGGCGTTTTCAGAGGTGAGCGGGGCGCTTGGCTGGAAGCTGACCCCGGCCAAGTTCCAAGAGCTCCGCCAGCACCCGGCGGTGGCGGGGGTGCAGCTTGAGACCAAACACCTGGAAATCGCCGACGACCGCAAGTGGGGCGGCAAAAAGAAGTTTTCCAACGACTGA
- the rseP gene encoding RIP metalloprotease RseP, producing MLNTLTSNLWSILLIAIFFGGSIFVHELGHFLAARRRGVLVERFSIGFGPKIFSWKGKDGVEYRLSWLPLGGYVALPQLADMRSIEGESRTDLQKLPAPGYATRMIVFGAGAFFNILFALALACIIWTTGLPTSSEQATTRIGYVVDQLTTSEGQRVKSPASEAGLRIGDIVRAIDGRKTETWQELMQVLFTSAGRTLEGRREATFTIERDGTLIDLRVYPVIAGNDKDRRVGIAPGYQLIVHATTPAGLAATAGFKPGDRLVALEGTPIFNIQTYAEILSRSADRAVNASVQRGTATVALLIPARASAKEAAEIGLSFTTETSLVYPNPFKQIGDVLGMTYHTFASLINPQSDVGISKLSGPVGIARVFHMAAQSDIRYVLWFTILVNINLAVFNLLPIPVLDGGHMLFATIGKLRGRALPHEFIAAAQSVFMVLLFSMVIYVTFFDVRRWNRDARPERHEQTAPAK from the coding sequence ATCCTCAACACCCTCACCTCCAACCTCTGGTCGATCCTCCTCATCGCGATCTTTTTTGGCGGATCGATCTTCGTCCACGAACTCGGCCACTTCCTCGCAGCCCGTCGGCGCGGCGTGCTCGTCGAGCGTTTCTCGATCGGCTTCGGCCCCAAGATTTTTTCGTGGAAGGGCAAAGACGGCGTCGAATACCGCCTGTCCTGGCTCCCGCTGGGCGGCTACGTCGCCCTGCCCCAACTCGCCGACATGCGCAGCATCGAGGGCGAATCCCGCACCGACCTGCAAAAACTCCCGGCTCCCGGCTACGCCACCCGCATGATCGTCTTCGGCGCAGGCGCGTTTTTTAACATCCTCTTCGCCCTCGCCCTTGCCTGCATCATCTGGACGACCGGGCTACCTACCAGCAGCGAGCAGGCCACCACCCGCATCGGCTACGTAGTCGATCAACTCACCACCTCCGAAGGCCAGCGCGTTAAAAGCCCCGCCAGCGAAGCCGGCCTGCGCATTGGAGACATCGTCCGCGCCATCGATGGCCGTAAAACCGAGACCTGGCAGGAACTCATGCAGGTGCTTTTCACCAGCGCCGGGCGCACCCTAGAAGGCCGGCGCGAAGCCACGTTCACCATCGAGCGTGACGGCACGTTAATCGACCTTCGCGTGTATCCGGTGATTGCTGGCAACGACAAGGATCGCCGCGTGGGCATCGCCCCCGGTTATCAACTCATCGTGCACGCCACCACCCCCGCAGGCCTGGCCGCCACCGCCGGCTTCAAGCCCGGCGACCGCCTCGTCGCCCTCGAGGGCACGCCCATTTTCAACATCCAGACTTACGCGGAAATCCTCTCGCGCTCCGCAGACCGTGCCGTCAACGCGAGCGTTCAACGCGGCACCGCAACCGTCGCGCTGCTCATTCCCGCTAGGGCCTCCGCAAAGGAAGCGGCCGAAATCGGCCTCAGCTTTACCACCGAAACGAGCCTGGTGTATCCGAACCCGTTCAAACAAATCGGCGACGTTCTCGGCATGACTTACCACACCTTCGCCAGCCTGATTAACCCGCAGTCCGACGTGGGTATTTCCAAGCTCAGCGGCCCGGTCGGCATCGCGCGCGTCTTCCACATGGCCGCGCAGTCGGATATCCGCTACGTGCTCTGGTTCACAATCCTGGTGAACATCAACCTGGCGGTGTTTAACCTGCTGCCGATCCCCGTGCTCGACGGCGGCCACATGCTTTTCGCCACGATTGGCAAGCTGCGCGGACGCGCCCTGCCCCACGAATTCATCGCCGCCGCCCAGAGCGTTTTTATGGTGCTACTGTTTTCGATGGTCATTTACGTGACCTTCTTCGACGTGCGCCGCTGGAACCGCGACGCCCGCCCCGAGCGCCACGAACAGACCGCCCCCGCCAAGTAA
- a CDS encoding 1-deoxy-D-xylulose-5-phosphate reductoisomerase, which produces MNPPRKRVVLLGATGSIGENTLRVIAAHPDKLELVAIAARGQWEKLAAIAQQFRVPHVGLFDDTALAAARNSGAFAPGTQFHGGLAGLTDLARLPEADTVLVAVVGTTGLAPALAALAAGKDLALASKEILVLAGKFVMAAARASGAQLLPVDSEHNAVFQCLQGHASADVARITLTASGGAFRDWPAERLAHATVADALKHPNWSMGPKITVDSATLANKGLELIEAQQLFGLRPEQCHAVIHPQSIVHALVGFNDGSMIAQLCPPSMTFPIQHALLHPKRAPGVETALDFSRLLSLEFRPIDESRFPMLRIAREVMHAGGTAPAIYNAANEVAVAAFLDARLPFVGIPRVVAQTLEKLPSSEPDDLATVLAVDAEARRIAASQL; this is translated from the coding sequence ATGAATCCACCCCGCAAACGCGTTGTCCTGCTCGGTGCCACCGGCTCGATCGGTGAAAACACCCTGCGCGTCATCGCGGCCCATCCGGACAAACTGGAATTGGTTGCAATCGCCGCGCGTGGCCAGTGGGAGAAACTCGCCGCCATCGCCCAACAATTCCGCGTGCCCCACGTCGGCCTGTTCGACGACACCGCGCTCGCCGCCGCACGTAACTCCGGAGCGTTTGCCCCCGGCACCCAGTTTCACGGTGGTCTGGCCGGACTCACTGATTTGGCCCGCCTGCCCGAAGCCGACACCGTGCTGGTTGCTGTTGTGGGGACGACCGGCCTGGCCCCGGCACTCGCCGCCCTCGCCGCCGGCAAAGACCTCGCCCTCGCGTCCAAAGAAATCCTCGTGTTGGCAGGCAAGTTTGTCATGGCCGCCGCACGCGCCAGCGGGGCCCAACTGCTCCCCGTCGACAGTGAACACAACGCAGTTTTTCAATGCCTTCAGGGTCACGCGTCCGCTGATGTCGCCCGCATCACCCTAACGGCCAGCGGCGGCGCGTTTCGCGACTGGCCCGCCGAGCGCCTGGCCCACGCTACCGTGGCCGATGCGCTCAAACACCCCAACTGGTCGATGGGCCCGAAGATCACGGTCGACTCAGCCACGCTCGCCAACAAGGGGCTCGAACTGATCGAGGCCCAGCAGCTCTTCGGCCTGCGCCCTGAGCAATGCCACGCCGTCATCCACCCGCAAAGCATCGTGCACGCTCTGGTGGGGTTTAACGACGGCTCGATGATCGCCCAACTTTGCCCGCCCTCGATGACCTTCCCCATTCAGCACGCATTGCTCCACCCGAAGCGTGCGCCCGGCGTTGAAACCGCATTGGATTTCAGTCGGCTGCTCTCGCTGGAGTTCCGCCCCATCGACGAAAGCCGTTTCCCCATGCTGCGGATCGCCCGCGAAGTCATGCATGCAGGCGGAACCGCTCCCGCCATCTATAACGCCGCCAACGAAGTGGCCGTGGCCGCCTTCCTCGACGCACGCCTGCCATTTGTGGGAATCCCCCGCGTTGTGGCCCAAACCCTGGAGAAACTCCCCTCCAGCGAGCCCGACGATCTGGCCACCGTCTTAGCGGTTGATGCCGAAGCCCGCCGCATCGCCGCATCGCAACTGTGA
- a CDS encoding phosphatidate cytidylyltransferase has translation MAKRIFSTLTLWLIVLGAMYFFQTNGGIVLAVLVSAFTQREFYQMVTRMGHAPFAKLGLILGALITVAPLLSANAPLFTPENILALAAILFAIRIVGERNSENRVESLGWTLFGLIYVPFMLQFLVRILLLEGPHAQNGLALVLWLIAVSKFCDVGALLTGMALGKHKMAPVISPKKTWEGAVGGLLTSAALGGGIAWGFGSYYPTTLTPWVAAAIALPVAGLGIISDLVESVIKRRANTKDSGTTIPGIGGMFDLSDSLILTAPAGYLIFCLL, from the coding sequence GTGGCCAAACGCATCTTCAGCACCCTCACCCTTTGGCTCATCGTCCTTGGGGCCATGTATTTTTTCCAGACCAACGGCGGCATCGTGCTCGCCGTCTTGGTGAGTGCCTTCACGCAGCGCGAGTTTTACCAGATGGTCACCCGCATGGGCCACGCGCCCTTCGCCAAGCTGGGCCTGATCTTGGGCGCACTGATCACCGTCGCCCCCCTGCTCTCGGCGAACGCCCCGCTGTTCACCCCGGAAAACATCCTCGCGCTCGCCGCCATTCTTTTTGCCATCCGCATCGTCGGCGAGCGTAACTCCGAGAACCGCGTAGAGTCCCTCGGCTGGACGCTCTTCGGCCTGATCTACGTGCCGTTCATGCTGCAGTTTCTTGTGCGCATCCTGCTGCTTGAAGGCCCGCATGCGCAAAACGGTCTCGCACTCGTCCTGTGGCTGATCGCTGTATCCAAATTCTGCGATGTGGGCGCACTGCTCACCGGCATGGCTCTGGGTAAACACAAGATGGCGCCGGTCATCAGCCCCAAGAAAACCTGGGAAGGCGCGGTCGGCGGCCTGCTAACCTCGGCCGCGCTCGGTGGCGGAATCGCCTGGGGCTTCGGCAGTTATTACCCGACCACACTCACGCCGTGGGTAGCGGCGGCCATCGCGTTACCCGTTGCAGGCCTCGGCATCATCTCGGACCTCGTGGAGTCAGTTATCAAACGCCGTGCCAACACCAAGGACTCCGGCACCACCATTCCGGGCATCGGCGGCATGTTCGATTTATCGGACAGCCTGATCCTGACCGCGCCCGCCGGCTACCTGATCTTCTGCCTGCTGTAA
- a CDS encoding isoprenyl transferase, translating to MPNTPGPIPHHVAIIMDGNGRWAKQRGLPRIEGHRRGVETVRTMIDATKALGVRYLTLYAFSVENWKRPASEVGALMGLLEFFLKRELTTLVRDQIRLRTIGRTDQLPEAVRRQLDATIAATAHFTDYTLVLALNYGSRTEVVDAARAYSAAIAAGTIQADDNSWETFARHLYTADLPDPDLVIRTSGEYRVSNFMLLQAAYAEFVFTPVLWPDFGPADLEAAVAAYGKRERRFGQTSEQLKPDASR from the coding sequence ATGCCCAACACGCCCGGCCCCATCCCTCACCACGTCGCCATTATCATGGATGGCAACGGGCGTTGGGCCAAACAACGCGGCCTGCCACGCATCGAGGGCCATCGGCGCGGAGTAGAAACCGTGCGCACCATGATCGACGCCACCAAGGCGCTCGGCGTGCGTTACCTGACCCTTTACGCCTTCTCCGTCGAAAACTGGAAACGCCCGGCATCCGAGGTGGGCGCGCTTATGGGCCTGCTTGAGTTTTTCCTGAAACGAGAATTGACCACGCTGGTGCGCGATCAAATCCGCCTGCGCACCATCGGCCGCACCGACCAACTACCCGAAGCGGTGCGGCGGCAACTCGACGCCACCATCGCCGCCACGGCCCACTTCACCGATTATACGCTGGTGCTCGCGCTTAACTACGGCTCGCGCACCGAGGTGGTCGACGCCGCCCGCGCCTACTCCGCAGCTATCGCCGCCGGGACTATACAAGCTGACGATAACTCCTGGGAAACCTTCGCCCGCCACCTTTACACGGCCGATTTACCCGACCCCGACTTAGTCATCCGCACCTCGGGCGAATACCGCGTCAGCAACTTCATGCTGCTCCAGGCTGCCTACGCCGAATTTGTATTCACTCCGGTACTCTGGCCTGACTTTGGCCCCGCCGATTTGGAGGCCGCAGTCGCGGCCTATGGCAAACGTGAGCGCCGCTTCGGCCAGACCAGCGAACAACTCAAACCCGACGCCTCTCGCTAA